The following are encoded in a window of Lactobacillus panisapium genomic DNA:
- the efp gene encoding elongation factor P, whose product MTMISVNEFKNGLTIKYNNDLWRIVEFQHVKPGKGSAFVRSKLKSLNTGAVQEYTFRSTAKVETAEIETKGMQYLYNDGSSYVFMDTTTYDQLAIPNDQITDEAKYLKENMDVSVIMHEGKTLGIQLPNTVELTVAKTEPNIKGDTSSGGGKPATMETGLVVNVPFFINEGDVLVINTVDGSYVSRANK is encoded by the coding sequence ATGACAATGATTTCAGTTAACGAATTTAAGAATGGCCTAACCATTAAGTATAATAACGACTTATGGCGGATTGTTGAATTTCAACATGTTAAACCTGGTAAGGGTAGTGCTTTCGTTCGTTCAAAGCTTAAGAGTTTGAATACCGGTGCTGTTCAGGAATATACATTCCGGTCAACTGCAAAAGTTGAAACTGCAGAAATTGAAACTAAGGGAATGCAATACCTGTACAATGATGGTTCAAGCTATGTTTTCATGGATACGACAACTTATGATCAGTTGGCTATTCCGAATGATCAAATTACTGACGAAGCAAAATATTTAAAAGAAAATATGGATGTCAGTGTCATTATGCATGAAGGCAAAACTTTAGGAATCCAATTGCCAAACACCGTTGAATTGACGGTTGCAAAGACTGAGCCGAACATTAAAGGCGACACCTCTTCTGGTGGTGGTAAGCCTGCTACAATGGAAACTGGCCTTGTTGTAAATGTCCCATTCTTTATTAATGAAGGTGACGTTTTAGTTATCAATACAGTCGATGGTAGTTACGTATCTCGTGCAAACAAATAA
- a CDS encoding TlyA family RNA methyltransferase, whose protein sequence is MTKERADILLTKQGLFHSRNQAQRAIMAGLVSDHNHQRIDKSGTSFPIDEKFYLKDSGKKYVSRGGFKLEKALKSFKIDLTDKICLDIGASTGGFTDVALKNHAKLVYALDVGYNQLAWQLRDDQRVVVMEKQNFRYSKPEDFTLGLPDFAMTDVSFISLDLIMPPMYQILQNGCDAVCLIKPQFEAGPENVGKHGIVHDHAVHCAVIEHTVAKAREIGFNVLDVDYSPIKGGKGNIEFLIHLQKNEANGGKCLWTQTPEDVVRRAISEL, encoded by the coding sequence ATGACAAAAGAGAGAGCAGATATTTTACTGACCAAGCAGGGACTTTTTCATTCACGAAATCAGGCACAGCGTGCAATCATGGCTGGCCTAGTTTCAGATCATAATCACCAACGAATTGATAAGAGTGGGACTAGTTTTCCTATCGATGAAAAATTTTACCTTAAAGATTCTGGTAAAAAATACGTATCCCGTGGTGGTTTTAAGCTCGAAAAAGCACTAAAATCTTTCAAGATTGATCTAACTGATAAAATATGTTTGGATATTGGCGCTTCAACTGGTGGCTTTACCGATGTGGCGTTAAAGAATCATGCCAAACTAGTGTATGCACTTGATGTTGGTTATAATCAGCTTGCCTGGCAATTACGGGATGATCAACGTGTGGTTGTAATGGAAAAGCAAAATTTCCGTTATAGTAAACCAGAAGATTTTACTCTTGGGTTGCCTGACTTTGCGATGACTGATGTATCCTTTATCTCGCTGGATTTAATCATGCCCCCAATGTATCAGATTCTACAAAATGGCTGTGATGCTGTTTGCTTGATTAAGCCGCAATTTGAAGCGGGTCCCGAAAACGTTGGTAAGCATGGCATTGTCCATGATCATGCTGTGCACTGCGCTGTTATTGAACACACAGTGGCAAAAGCACGTGAGATTGGTTTTAATGTTTTAGATGTTGATTATTCCCCCATCAAAGGTGGTAAGGGAAATATCGAATTTCTGATTCATTTGCAAAAAAACGAGGCAAATGGTGGCAAGTGCTTGTGGACGCAAACACCTGAAGACGTTGTTAGACGGGCAATTTCTGAATTGTAG
- the xseA gene encoding exodeoxyribonuclease VII large subunit: MEDSKYLTVTDLNYYITQKFKNDPYLHKVFLQGELSNFRYRRNSHQYFSLKDEKSKINVVMFRSYFDKVKFKPEEGMKVYITGYVNVYGPQGTYQFYAEAMEPAGLGALYEQLQQLQKKLAQEGLFAQEHKRPLPRFPDHIAVVTSASGAVIHDILVTANRRFPHAQVDLFPAQVQGDRAADSLVSAMKQIANYGDKYDVMIIGRGGGSLEDLWPFNEEAVVRQVYDMKMPVISSVGHETDTTLCDLVADARAATPTAAAEYATPNLTDELANIHQLQSSMLSSMQNVIRVRRDALNRINHSVIMREPARLYDEQAQTLDLLRDRLQRNMTHLLERNRQSYQLSTQKLFAQNPAKRIEQILQQENFYYQKLNANMRNLLREKRHQLAQLGQQLDDYSPLKTLERGYVYVTDTAAKTVGSIEQVNVKDEVNLHFKDGQAKAIVKTTRRNDNDNQEK, encoded by the coding sequence ATGGAAGATAGCAAATATCTTACCGTTACGGATTTAAATTATTACATTACGCAAAAGTTTAAAAATGATCCGTATTTGCATAAGGTTTTTCTTCAAGGTGAACTTTCTAACTTTCGTTACAGACGGAATTCACACCAATATTTTTCTTTAAAAGATGAAAAATCAAAAATCAATGTTGTTATGTTTCGTTCTTATTTTGATAAGGTGAAGTTTAAGCCTGAAGAGGGAATGAAAGTTTATATCACTGGGTATGTCAATGTTTATGGCCCTCAAGGGACATATCAGTTCTATGCTGAAGCAATGGAACCAGCTGGACTAGGGGCTTTGTATGAGCAGTTGCAGCAATTGCAAAAGAAATTAGCCCAGGAAGGTTTATTTGCTCAAGAGCATAAGCGACCGCTCCCACGGTTTCCTGATCATATTGCTGTTGTTACTAGTGCCTCTGGTGCAGTTATTCATGATATCTTAGTAACTGCTAATCGCCGCTTTCCTCATGCACAAGTGGATCTGTTTCCTGCACAGGTACAGGGTGACCGAGCAGCAGATTCCTTAGTAAGCGCAATGAAGCAAATCGCTAATTATGGTGATAAATATGATGTCATGATAATTGGTCGGGGTGGTGGTTCCTTAGAGGATCTCTGGCCTTTTAACGAAGAAGCCGTCGTTAGGCAAGTTTACGACATGAAAATGCCAGTTATTTCTTCAGTTGGTCACGAAACTGATACAACTCTCTGTGATCTTGTAGCTGATGCACGTGCTGCCACTCCAACTGCAGCTGCAGAATATGCAACACCTAATTTAACCGATGAATTAGCCAATATTCATCAGTTGCAAAGTAGTATGCTTTCTAGTATGCAAAATGTTATTCGTGTTCGGCGCGATGCTTTGAATCGGATCAATCATTCTGTTATTATGCGCGAACCGGCTAGATTGTACGATGAACAAGCACAAACTTTGGATCTTTTACGTGATCGACTTCAACGTAATATGACACATCTGCTTGAGAGAAATAGGCAAAGCTATCAATTAAGTACCCAAAAATTATTTGCGCAGAATCCGGCTAAAAGAATTGAGCAGATATTACAGCAAGAGAATTTTTACTATCAAAAATTAAATGCTAATATGCGCAACTTGTTACGCGAAAAACGGCATCAGCTTGCTCAACTCGGGCAACAACTTGATGATTACAGCCCACTTAAAACACTTGAGCGTGGTTATGTGTATGTAACTGACACTGCAGCCAAAACTGTGGGTTCAATTGAACAAGTCAATGTAAAAGATGAAGTGAATCTTCATTTTAAAGATGGCCAAGCAAAAGCAATTGTAAAAACAACTAGGAGAAATGACAATGACAACCAAGAAAAATAA
- the nusB gene encoding transcription antitermination factor NusB: MNQHKSRRVAMQAVYLANQEPKYTPAEVEAKTVAMLDLKELSAYSKTIIEGVIEKRDELKGQLAAYLKKNWRIDRINQISLAILEVSLYEIKYSDEIEPKAAVNEALNLCDEFADPKTKPFINGILANFIKK, from the coding sequence ATGAATCAACACAAGAGTCGTAGAGTTGCAATGCAAGCAGTATATTTAGCTAATCAAGAGCCTAAATATACTCCTGCCGAAGTTGAAGCTAAAACTGTTGCGATGCTTGATCTGAAAGAACTTTCTGCTTATTCAAAAACTATTATTGAAGGCGTAATTGAAAAGCGGGATGAATTAAAAGGCCAACTTGCTGCTTACTTAAAGAAAAATTGGCGAATTGACCGAATTAACCAAATTTCACTTGCAATTTTGGAAGTTAGTTTATACGAGATTAAGTACAGTGATGAAATAGAGCCTAAAGCGGCAGTAAATGAAGCTTTAAACTTATGTGATGAATTTGCCGATCCTAAAACAAAGCCATTTATTAACGGTATTTTGGCAAACTTTATCAAAAAATAA
- the rplU gene encoding 50S ribosomal protein L21, with product MYAIIKTGGKQYKVAEGDSVFVEKLDVEEGKEVTFDQVILTSDGSDVKVGAPLVKGAKVVAKVEKQGKEKKVVTFKYKPKKHSHSKYGHRQPYTKVTVEKIELS from the coding sequence ATGTACGCAATTATTAAAACCGGTGGTAAGCAATATAAAGTTGCTGAAGGCGATAGTGTTTTTGTAGAAAAGCTTGACGTTGAAGAAGGTAAGGAAGTTACTTTTGATCAAGTAATTTTAACTTCTGATGGTAGCGACGTTAAAGTTGGTGCTCCACTTGTTAAGGGTGCCAAAGTAGTTGCTAAAGTTGAGAAACAAGGTAAGGAAAAGAAAGTTGTAACTTTCAAGTACAAGCCTAAGAAGCACTCACATTCAAAATATGGTCACCGTCAACCTTATACTAAGGTTACAGTTGAAAAGATTGAATTAAGCTAG
- a CDS encoding exodeoxyribonuclease VII small subunit, whose product MTTKKNNFEEELTQLQKIVNNLENGNVPLEDALDEFQAGVKLSRDLNKRLTEAEETVAKLIDSDGTEHKLDPNNAAAPEE is encoded by the coding sequence ATGACAACCAAGAAAAATAATTTTGAAGAAGAACTGACGCAATTACAAAAAATTGTCAATAACCTTGAAAATGGTAATGTTCCTTTGGAAGACGCTCTTGATGAATTTCAAGCTGGCGTTAAGTTAAGTCGTGATTTAAATAAGCGCTTGACTGAGGCGGAAGAAACTGTCGCTAAGTTAATTGATAGTGATGGCACAGAGCATAAACTTGACCCTAATAATGCTGCAGCACCGGAAGAATAA
- a CDS encoding Asp23/Gls24 family envelope stress response protein, which translates to MADSSKIVLNDKNNGEEIEIDPSVLEVIMGIAAEKVDGVAEMHGNVRSGINWVLGREDRRRGIEIRVNDEGDLIADVYVSFEAGCNVPKIAKELQKSLKSQVLQMTDLTLKEINVHVIGLVFPEEEQDDSGTSQLFSDIDEKGKNESTQES; encoded by the coding sequence ATGGCAGATAGTTCAAAAATTGTCTTAAATGATAAAAATAACGGTGAAGAAATCGAAATTGATCCTAGTGTTCTCGAAGTTATCATGGGCATTGCTGCCGAAAAAGTTGACGGTGTTGCCGAAATGCATGGTAACGTTAGATCTGGGATTAACTGGGTTTTAGGTCGTGAAGATCGTCGCCGTGGGATCGAAATCAGAGTCAATGATGAGGGCGATTTGATTGCTGATGTTTATGTTAGCTTTGAAGCTGGTTGTAACGTACCTAAAATTGCCAAGGAGCTTCAAAAGTCGTTAAAGAGTCAGGTTCTTCAAATGACTGATTTAACCCTTAAAGAAATTAACGTTCATGTTATCGGCTTGGTATTTCCAGAAGAAGAACAGGATGATAGTGGAACTTCTCAACTGTTCTCTGACATTGATGAAAAGGGTAAAAATGAATCAACACAAGAGTCGTAG
- the rpmA gene encoding 50S ribosomal protein L27, which produces MNILNLKLFAHHKGGGSTANGRDSAGRRLGAKAADGQTIHAGTIIYRQRGTKIHPGKNVGQGGDDTLFALVNGVVKFERKDKYRKQVSVIPVEEEAK; this is translated from the coding sequence ATGAATATTTTAAATCTTAAATTATTTGCCCACCACAAGGGTGGAGGTTCTACTGCTAACGGTCGTGACTCAGCTGGTCGTCGTTTAGGCGCTAAAGCTGCTGATGGTCAAACTATCCATGCTGGAACGATTATTTATCGTCAACGTGGTACTAAGATTCACCCAGGCAAGAACGTTGGTCAAGGTGGAGACGATACATTATTTGCATTAGTAAATGGTGTAGTTAAATTTGAACGTAAGGATAAATACAGAAAGCAAGTTTCTGTTATCCCAGTTGAAGAAGAAGCTAAGTAA
- a CDS encoding tetrahydrofolate dehydrogenase/cyclohydrolase catalytic domain-containing protein, with product MGQLLDGKLLAQKRAGKLKEKVKDLKKRGLNPLFCVINIGDDPSSQLYLKTKKKRAAEVGIEQQVYQLAQNETQNNLLTLIDRLNQDEKVCGIMIQLPVPDQINLNEALEHISPSKDVDCLTPSNVGRLWRGDHFVEPATAHGILALLDYYQIDLRGQNVVIIGRSSIVGKPLAALMLERDATVSILHTKTKHLDEYTRKADILVSAAGQAGLITADMVKDDAVVIDVGINRQNGKTIGDVDFAGVLPKAKYITPVPGGIGPLTVESLMEQVVALTRRKNGR from the coding sequence GTGGGACAATTGCTGGATGGAAAGTTGCTGGCGCAAAAACGTGCTGGTAAACTTAAAGAAAAAGTAAAGGATTTAAAAAAACGCGGGCTAAATCCTCTTTTTTGTGTAATTAATATTGGTGATGATCCCAGTAGTCAGCTTTACTTGAAAACCAAGAAAAAAAGGGCTGCGGAAGTTGGAATTGAGCAACAAGTGTATCAACTTGCACAAAATGAAACCCAGAATAACTTATTAACTTTAATTGATCGCTTAAATCAAGATGAAAAAGTTTGCGGAATCATGATTCAGTTACCTGTTCCAGATCAAATTAATCTTAATGAAGCATTAGAGCACATCAGTCCAAGTAAAGATGTTGATTGTCTCACACCAAGTAATGTCGGCCGTCTATGGCGGGGAGATCATTTTGTTGAACCGGCAACTGCTCACGGAATTTTGGCTTTACTTGATTACTATCAGATTGATCTGCGTGGACAAAATGTTGTAATTATTGGCCGTAGTAGTATTGTTGGTAAGCCACTTGCTGCATTAATGCTTGAGCGTGATGCCACAGTATCAATTTTACATACGAAAACGAAACATCTTGATGAATACACCAGAAAAGCTGATATTTTAGTTTCTGCCGCTGGTCAAGCAGGTCTGATTACAGCAGATATGGTAAAAGATGATGCCGTCGTAATCGATGTTGGCATCAACCGGCAAAATGGAAAAACAATTGGTGATGTTGATTTTGCAGGGGTTTTGCCAAAAGCAAAATACATTACACCGGTCCCAGGTGGAATCGGACCATTGACCGTTGAATCATTAATGGAACAGGTAGTCGCATTGACAAGGAGGAAAAATGGAAGATAG
- a CDS encoding M24 family metallopeptidase, protein MTEQDELLTLLNRRIDEVTKLVKEQNADAILIFNQANYRYLTNFTGEEAQLILTAQGDRILLSDSRFADQIKFEAPGELKVIMKKANQDEEISNQLKALNLNKVLIEGEFVSAIEFAHLQELNPQIEFATCEELVERVRNVKDDLELDALRHAIDVSMDSFNGILPLIKPGAVERNIGAKLDYLFKINGGDGPSFDTIIASGVRSAWAHGVASDKMIEDGDMVVIDFGAFYHGYAADITRTVAVGKVDHEMYRIYEIVHEAQRRGIAAAVAGNYGKDVDQAARDYINEQGYGQYFGHGIGHGIGLEIHELCQPALPFGKQKLVNNMVHTVEPGIYLPNKGGVRIEDDILVHDQTPETLSTLPKDELISL, encoded by the coding sequence ATGACTGAGCAAGACGAATTATTAACTCTGTTAAATAGACGTATTGATGAAGTAACAAAATTAGTAAAAGAGCAAAATGCTGATGCAATCTTGATTTTCAATCAGGCTAATTACCGTTATTTGACGAATTTTACTGGTGAAGAAGCACAATTGATTTTAACCGCCCAAGGCGACCGAATCTTATTATCTGATTCCCGCTTTGCTGATCAGATTAAGTTCGAAGCTCCTGGCGAATTAAAAGTCATTATGAAAAAAGCTAATCAGGATGAAGAAATTAGCAACCAGCTAAAAGCTCTAAATTTAAATAAGGTCTTAATTGAAGGCGAATTTGTTTCAGCAATTGAATTTGCGCATCTTCAAGAATTGAATCCGCAAATTGAGTTTGCGACTTGCGAAGAACTGGTAGAACGAGTTCGCAATGTTAAAGATGACCTTGAACTTGACGCTTTACGTCATGCAATTGACGTATCGATGGACAGTTTTAACGGTATTCTGCCTTTAATCAAACCTGGTGCAGTTGAACGCAATATTGGAGCTAAGCTCGATTATCTGTTTAAAATCAATGGTGGCGATGGTCCCAGCTTTGATACGATTATTGCGTCTGGTGTCCGCTCTGCTTGGGCCCATGGTGTTGCCAGTGATAAAATGATCGAAGATGGTGACATGGTCGTAATTGATTTTGGTGCGTTTTACCATGGCTATGCGGCTGACATCACTAGAACAGTTGCAGTGGGTAAGGTTGACCATGAAATGTATCGAATTTATGAAATTGTTCATGAAGCTCAACGACGTGGTATAGCAGCTGCGGTAGCTGGTAATTACGGCAAAGATGTTGATCAAGCTGCAAGAGATTATATTAATGAGCAAGGATATGGCCAATATTTTGGTCACGGAATCGGTCATGGCATTGGCTTAGAAATACACGAACTGTGTCAGCCTGCGCTACCATTTGGAAAGCAAAAATTAGTTAATAATATGGTTCACACCGTAGAACCAGGAATTTATTTGCCTAATAAAGGTGGCGTTCGCATTGAGGATGACATCCTTGTTCATGACCAAACACCAGAAACATTATCAACTTTGCCCAAAGATGAATTAATTTCTTTATAA
- a CDS encoding polyprenyl synthetase family protein, whose translation MNFTEFKNKWTSVIDEYLATHLKEDIDDKQISQIMSYSVMAGGKRLRPLLFLATINSLGKEIGPKEIQISCGIELIHTYSLIHDDLPAMDNDDYRRGMLTSHRKWGEAEAILAGDALLPLGIQWIAEGSNSIALVKIITAAIGANGMVGGQYLDIDSTNNQAVADNEKLIDRMEWLKTGCLIEACVEMGAVYAEADEQSKAKLLAFAKDFGRSYQIYDDLVDITETSQEAGKKTHKDQESGKNNTLTVLGVEKSRQELLRLTIHAKSTLVGLNGLILAGFLDLYQKVL comes from the coding sequence ATGAACTTTACAGAATTTAAGAACAAATGGACAAGTGTCATCGATGAGTATTTAGCTACCCATTTAAAAGAAGATATTGATGACAAGCAAATTAGTCAAATTATGTCTTATTCGGTAATGGCTGGTGGAAAGAGATTACGGCCACTGCTTTTTCTGGCAACAATTAATTCCTTAGGTAAAGAAATCGGACCAAAGGAGATACAGATCAGTTGTGGAATTGAATTAATTCATACATACTCATTAATTCATGACGATCTTCCAGCCATGGATAATGACGATTATCGTCGTGGCATGCTTACTAGTCACCGCAAATGGGGTGAAGCTGAAGCTATCTTAGCTGGGGATGCACTGCTACCTTTGGGCATTCAGTGGATTGCTGAAGGAAGTAATTCAATTGCATTAGTTAAAATTATTACCGCTGCAATTGGCGCTAATGGCATGGTTGGTGGTCAATATTTGGATATTGACTCAACTAATAACCAAGCTGTTGCTGATAATGAAAAACTGATTGATCGGATGGAATGGCTTAAGACCGGATGCTTAATCGAAGCTTGTGTTGAAATGGGCGCTGTCTACGCTGAAGCTGATGAGCAAAGCAAAGCCAAATTACTGGCCTTTGCAAAAGATTTTGGTCGCTCATATCAAATTTATGATGACCTGGTAGATATTACTGAAACAAGTCAAGAAGCAGGTAAAAAGACTCATAAAGATCAAGAAAGTGGCAAAAATAACACTTTGACAGTTTTAGGAGTTGAAAAAAGTCGCCAAGAATTATTACGTTTAACCATTCATGCCAAGTCAACATTGGTTGGATTAAATGGCCTAATTTTAGCTGGTTTTCTTGATTTATACCAAAAGGTGCTTTAA
- a CDS encoding YitT family protein has product MGNIKHKHTWQYWLFFLAGLEIITIAINFFYAPINVAAGGSTGISILVDAVWGINRSLTVFIVNLLMLVLAVIFLGKETLKKVALGSMLLPILMAITPSFKLTSNNMLAVIYGGVLMGIGVSMLYRINASSGGTTIPPLIIKKYFYIDPAMSLMAIDMTIIVLNLFVDGTEAFLLAAFSQVITTITMRYTETGFDKKYQVRIMSNSKLDEIRDMLQEDYDGLTVFNVVGGYTDKDKQQLVIVVDTNEYGQLVAKAREIDNEAFIVTENIAKVHGGKWQI; this is encoded by the coding sequence ATGGGAAACATAAAACATAAACATACGTGGCAATACTGGCTGTTCTTTTTAGCTGGGTTAGAAATAATTACGATTGCAATCAACTTCTTTTATGCGCCAATTAATGTTGCGGCTGGAGGTTCTACCGGTATTTCAATTTTAGTAGATGCAGTGTGGGGAATTAACCGCTCTTTAACCGTCTTTATTGTAAACTTGCTTATGCTGGTTCTAGCAGTCATTTTCCTTGGTAAAGAAACTTTAAAAAAAGTAGCTCTGGGTAGCATGCTTTTGCCAATACTAATGGCAATTACTCCAAGTTTTAAGTTGACTTCGAATAATATGCTAGCTGTTATATACGGTGGTGTTTTAATGGGAATTGGCGTTTCAATGTTATACCGCATTAATGCCTCTTCAGGAGGAACGACAATTCCACCATTGATTATTAAGAAATATTTCTATATTGATCCGGCCATGTCATTGATGGCAATTGATATGACCATTATTGTTTTGAATCTTTTTGTTGATGGTACAGAAGCATTCTTGCTGGCAGCTTTTTCACAAGTTATTACTACGATTACAATGCGCTATACTGAAACCGGTTTTGATAAAAAATATCAGGTTCGCATTATGAGTAATAGTAAATTAGATGAAATTCGTGACATGTTGCAGGAAGATTATGATGGCTTAACGGTTTTTAATGTTGTCGGAGGTTATACTGACAAGGATAAACAGCAATTAGTAATAGTCGTTGATACTAATGAATATGGGCAATTAGTAGCTAAAGCACGCGAAATCGACAATGAAGCATTTATCGTCACTGAAAATATTGCTAAAGTTCATGGTGGTAAGTGGCAAATCTAA
- the recN gene encoding DNA repair protein RecN gives MLVELDIKNFAIIKALKVRFQEHMTVLIGETGAGKSIIIDAVSLLMGGRGQKEMVRSGEKKAVVTGLFEIGEDSQKITNLCEKYGLPDSDGQLVISRELAVKGRNVVRINGQLTTINVLRELGNYLVDIHGQNDQQILMDQDRQIDLVDNYASDEFKDQLKQYQDEFVTWQKLTDRLNHLKSDAQELAQKQDILTFQNEELSSANLTDPNEDEQLEEEYNELNNYQKIVDTANYLMQLYDDEEHGIETLVGNAQQAANDLTTYGSKFKDIAKTIDDGVYALSDARSELSNVLDEMDFDEERFQYVTNRLDLLNSLKKKYGPSLQDVFAFYEKVKKELGQYQTGGLDEEKLQKSVTAIEQKLTERADKLHQAREKVARSLEEKIKQELADLYMAKARFAIAISSTKTFTKKGTDEVVFLIAPNPGEDLLPLVKIVSGGEQSRLILALKAIFSRVEPVGTMIFDEIDTGVSGRVSAAIGEKLHSIGEHKQVIAITHSPQVAAASDQKYLVAKQVKDGATYTQIGPLTQEETVTAIAEMMAGSDVTQAAKQNAKDLMRSFKKKK, from the coding sequence ATGTTAGTTGAGCTGGATATTAAGAATTTTGCTATTATTAAAGCGTTAAAAGTTCGTTTTCAAGAACACATGACGGTTTTAATTGGTGAAACTGGTGCAGGTAAATCAATTATTATTGATGCTGTTTCATTGCTAATGGGTGGCCGTGGGCAAAAAGAAATGGTTCGAAGCGGTGAAAAAAAGGCTGTAGTAACCGGTCTTTTTGAAATTGGGGAAGACTCTCAAAAAATAACCAATTTATGTGAAAAATACGGTTTACCTGATTCAGATGGTCAACTGGTTATTAGTCGTGAGTTAGCAGTTAAGGGCAGAAATGTTGTTCGAATTAACGGACAGTTGACGACCATTAACGTGTTACGTGAGCTTGGTAACTACCTTGTTGATATTCATGGTCAAAATGATCAACAAATTCTAATGGACCAGGATCGTCAAATTGATTTAGTCGATAATTATGCTTCGGATGAATTTAAAGACCAGCTAAAGCAGTATCAAGATGAGTTTGTAACTTGGCAAAAATTAACGGACCGGTTAAACCACTTAAAAAGTGATGCACAAGAACTAGCCCAAAAGCAGGATATCTTAACCTTTCAAAATGAGGAGTTATCTTCAGCAAATTTGACTGATCCTAACGAAGACGAACAGCTGGAAGAAGAATATAACGAGCTTAACAATTATCAAAAAATTGTCGATACTGCTAATTATTTGATGCAGCTTTATGATGATGAAGAACATGGGATTGAAACCTTAGTTGGCAACGCACAGCAAGCAGCTAATGATTTGACTACGTATGGCAGTAAATTTAAAGACATTGCTAAGACGATTGACGATGGTGTTTATGCATTGAGTGATGCCCGCAGTGAGCTTTCAAATGTCTTGGATGAAATGGACTTTGATGAAGAAAGATTCCAGTACGTAACCAATCGGTTGGACTTGCTTAATTCATTGAAGAAAAAATACGGACCGAGTTTACAAGATGTTTTTGCTTTTTATGAAAAAGTCAAAAAAGAATTAGGTCAATATCAAACGGGCGGTTTAGACGAAGAAAAGCTGCAAAAAAGTGTTACTGCAATAGAGCAAAAATTGACCGAAAGAGCTGATAAATTGCACCAAGCTCGTGAAAAGGTGGCCCGTTCACTTGAAGAAAAGATAAAGCAGGAATTAGCAGACCTATATATGGCTAAAGCGCGGTTTGCAATTGCTATTTCATCAACTAAGACTTTTACTAAAAAGGGAACGGATGAAGTTGTCTTTTTAATTGCACCTAATCCCGGAGAAGATTTGTTACCGTTAGTTAAAATAGTTTCTGGTGGTGAACAATCACGTTTGATCTTAGCACTTAAAGCTATTTTTAGCCGTGTAGAACCTGTAGGCACAATGATATTTGACGAAATTGATACGGGTGTTTCTGGTCGGGTTTCGGCTGCTATTGGTGAAAAATTGCATTCAATTGGTGAACACAAGCAAGTGATTGCGATTACGCACTCCCCGCAAGTAGCGGCCGCTAGTGACCAAAAATATCTGGTAGCTAAACAAGTTAAGGATGGCGCAACTTATACGCAAATTGGGCCACTGACACAAGAAGAAACTGTAACTGCAATTGCGGAAATGATGGCTGGAAGCGATGTTACCCAAGCGGCGAAGCAAAATGCGAAAGACCTAATGAGGAGTTTTAAAAAGAAAAAATGA